The proteins below are encoded in one region of Neisseria bacilliformis:
- a CDS encoding cupin domain-containing protein, which translates to MKKIFRVPTALCTAFAAAQTLAAPTAVTQQEAQTFQSADPAHFSAGAEFARLPQMPSHGDVNAAIVRFTPNAVTDWHSHAQGQYLIVTEGTGRFQEWGKPVQTIKKGDVV; encoded by the coding sequence ATGAAAAAAATCTTCCGAGTACCAACCGCACTTTGCACCGCCTTTGCCGCCGCGCAAACCCTTGCCGCGCCGACCGCCGTTACACAGCAAGAGGCGCAAACCTTCCAGTCCGCCGACCCAGCCCATTTCAGCGCAGGCGCCGAGTTCGCCCGCTTGCCACAAATGCCGAGCCACGGCGATGTGAACGCCGCCATCGTGCGCTTCACGCCCAACGCCGTAACCGACTGGCACAGCCACGCGCAGGGGCAATATCTGATTGTTACCGAGGGCACGGGGCGTTTCCAAGAATGGGGCAAACCCGTGCAGACAATCAAGAAAGGCGACGTGGTGTAG
- a CDS encoding type II toxin-antitoxin system HipA family toxin, whose translation MRFNPTRRLDVFRTLSDGLQVAVGTLAQDKSGVYFAYEADYLAQFGNLSPFALKADTRLQAAPPQPHYGLHGVFADSLPDGWGLLLQDRYFRQLGWLPQQISAMDRLAFVGNRGIGALSYQPAFDEVSSGENISLHELGEQAQAVFDGQTEEVLQALLAAGSSGGARPKAQIFMSADRQTCRTTAQAGDEAWIVKFTSANLPLGLEESLCEAAYLTMAQRAGLQPVEWALFDAPQGRKWLGVKRFDWRSGTDGRQHVHSASGLLGADFRLPSLDYDDLIKAAKLLCRSAAAARLQFARAAFNLFALNQDDHAKNFAFIQADNGDWSPSPLYDITFNPSRFGEHTTAFGGHGKRPPKAAIEKLAKRAGFDNWAEVKTVLQQTADSLAGFAGIAKELGVKSSTITLIQSRLNQIWQENNGLLA comes from the coding sequence ATGCGCTTTAATCCCACCCGACGGCTGGATGTGTTCCGTACGCTTTCAGACGGCCTACAAGTGGCCGTCGGCACGCTGGCGCAGGACAAATCAGGCGTGTATTTCGCCTATGAAGCCGATTATTTGGCGCAGTTCGGCAATCTTTCGCCCTTTGCGCTCAAAGCCGACACCCGTTTGCAAGCCGCCCCGCCGCAGCCGCACTACGGCCTGCACGGCGTGTTTGCCGACAGCCTGCCCGACGGCTGGGGCTTGCTGCTGCAAGACCGCTATTTCCGCCAACTGGGCTGGTTGCCGCAGCAAATCAGCGCCATGGACAGGCTCGCTTTTGTGGGCAATCGAGGCATTGGTGCGCTCTCGTACCAGCCTGCGTTTGACGAGGTTTCAAGCGGCGAAAACATCAGTTTGCACGAGCTGGGTGAGCAGGCGCAGGCGGTGTTTGACGGCCAGACCGAAGAGGTGTTGCAAGCCCTGTTGGCGGCAGGCAGTTCGGGCGGCGCACGGCCGAAAGCGCAGATTTTTATGTCAGCCGACCGCCAAACTTGCCGCACCACGGCGCAAGCAGGCGATGAGGCTTGGATTGTCAAATTCACGTCTGCCAACCTGCCGCTCGGTTTGGAAGAAAGCCTGTGCGAGGCCGCCTATCTGACCATGGCGCAACGGGCGGGCTTGCAACCCGTGGAATGGGCGTTGTTTGACGCACCGCAAGGGCGCAAATGGCTGGGGGTAAAACGGTTTGACTGGCGCAGCGGCACAGACGGACGGCAGCACGTCCACAGCGCAAGCGGCCTGCTCGGCGCAGATTTCCGCCTGCCGAGCTTGGATTACGACGACCTGATCAAAGCCGCCAAACTGCTCTGCCGCTCCGCCGCCGCCGCACGCCTGCAATTTGCCCGAGCGGCGTTCAACCTGTTCGCCCTCAACCAAGACGACCACGCCAAAAACTTCGCCTTTATCCAAGCCGACAACGGCGACTGGTCGCCCAGTCCGCTATACGACATCACATTCAACCCGAGCCGCTTCGGCGAACACACCACCGCATTCGGCGGCCACGGCAAACGTCCGCCCAAAGCCGCCATCGAAAAACTCGCCAAACGGGCAGGCTTCGACAACTGGGCGGAAGTCAAAACCGTCCTGCAACAAACCGCCGACAGCCTCGCCGGCTTTGCCGGCATCGCTAAAGAACTCGGCGTAAAAAGCAGCACCATCACCCTAATCCAAAGCCGGCTTAATCAGATTTGGCAGGAAAACAATGGCTTGCTGGCATAA
- a CDS encoding carboxymuconolactone decarboxylase family protein, which produces MAGKSGFTANRQARRPNQRQPETCPLALIPLAYAVATGDTTQLDTAVDQGLAAGLTISELTEAISHQFAYIGAPKTLNGVAALQKRLEVRKAQGISDPQGKSATDLGNADYYALGTQTLAELSQAPTSRPIFDFAPALDYAIKAQLFGYQFSRDNLGAPERELVTLASLAAQGKAVNSQLRSHLRVLKNLGAGDEQLAQILAALEKAAGKAVAENVRTV; this is translated from the coding sequence TTGGCTGGAAAAAGTGGATTTACCGCAAACCGCCAAGCCCGTCGCCCGAATCAAAGGCAGCCTGAAACCTGCCCACTCGCCCTCATTCCGCTTGCCTACGCCGTGGCAACGGGCGACACCACCCAGCTTGACACCGCCGTCGATCAAGGCTTGGCTGCAGGTTTGACCATCTCCGAGCTGACCGAAGCCATCTCGCACCAGTTCGCCTACATCGGCGCACCCAAAACCCTCAACGGCGTCGCCGCCCTGCAAAAACGCTTGGAAGTCAGAAAAGCCCAAGGCATCAGCGACCCGCAAGGCAAGAGTGCCACCGACTTGGGCAACGCCGACTACTACGCCCTCGGCACGCAAACCCTCGCCGAGTTGTCGCAAGCCCCGACCAGCCGCCCGATTTTCGACTTCGCCCCTGCGCTCGATTACGCCATCAAAGCCCAATTGTTCGGCTACCAGTTTTCACGCGACAACTTGGGCGCACCCGAACGCGAACTCGTTACCCTCGCCAGCCTCGCTGCGCAAGGCAAAGCCGTCAACAGCCAACTGCGCTCGCACCTGCGTGTGCTGAAAAACCTCGGCGCAGGCGATGAACAACTGGCGCAGATTTTGGCGGCGTTGGAGAAAGCGGCAGGAAAAGCGGTTGCCGAAAACGTGCGGACGGTTTAG
- a CDS encoding ATP-binding protein, with protein sequence MTVHYPRHLNQTLQRIAAQFPAVLVTGPRQVGKSTLLQDFGKADYRYVSFDDPLQLNLAKQDGTLFFLNHSGRLVLDEVQYAPELFPLLKLHIDREKQNGQYLLSGSQAFELMRNVNESLAGRIAVLKLQGLSLREITQNAFYRPFVPDAGYLAERQRNLPDWQGLDLWTLIHRGYMPRLYEQPTDWQVYYASYVATYIERDVRQLIALNNPNDFTTFMVAVASRSGELLNYSNIANEVGVSVDTVKRWLAVLQTSGIVYLLQPYSSNRLKRAVKTPKLYFSDTGLMAYLTRWLTPETLQAGAKSGQFFETFAVGEIVKSFYNAGMEPPLYYYRDSNQKEIDLIIEYDRTLYPVEIKQTASPNKKMAAAFKLLREAVPDGEMTVAAGVIVNQYPDQLWLDQNLLALPVNWL encoded by the coding sequence ATGACTGTCCATTATCCCCGCCATCTCAATCAGACCCTGCAAAGAATTGCCGCGCAATTTCCTGCGGTGTTGGTAACCGGCCCGCGCCAAGTGGGCAAATCCACACTGTTGCAGGATTTCGGCAAAGCGGATTACCGCTATGTCAGCTTTGACGACCCGCTTCAACTCAATTTGGCCAAACAGGACGGTACGCTGTTTTTCCTCAACCACAGCGGCAGGCTGGTTTTGGACGAAGTGCAATATGCGCCGGAGCTGTTTCCCTTGCTCAAACTGCATATCGACCGTGAAAAGCAAAACGGGCAGTATTTATTGTCTGGCTCGCAAGCCTTTGAACTGATGAGGAATGTAAACGAAAGTCTGGCGGGGCGGATTGCCGTGTTGAAATTGCAGGGTTTGTCGCTGCGTGAAATCACGCAAAATGCGTTTTACCGCCCGTTTGTGCCGGATGCCGGTTACCTTGCCGAGCGGCAGCGCAATCTGCCCGATTGGCAGGGCTTGGATTTGTGGACGCTGATTCATCGTGGCTATATGCCCCGTTTGTACGAGCAACCCACCGACTGGCAGGTTTATTATGCGTCCTACGTGGCCACTTATATCGAGCGTGATGTGCGCCAACTGATTGCGCTGAACAATCCCAACGATTTCACCACCTTTATGGTGGCGGTGGCCAGCCGCAGCGGCGAGCTGCTCAATTACAGCAATATCGCCAACGAAGTCGGCGTGTCGGTGGATACGGTCAAACGCTGGCTGGCGGTATTGCAGACCTCGGGGATTGTTTACCTGTTGCAGCCTTACAGCAGCAACCGTCTGAAACGGGCGGTGAAAACGCCGAAACTGTATTTTTCCGATACGGGGCTAATGGCGTATTTAACCCGCTGGCTCACACCCGAAACCTTGCAGGCAGGCGCAAAAAGCGGGCAGTTTTTTGAAACCTTTGCGGTGGGCGAAATCGTCAAATCCTTTTATAACGCAGGGATGGAGCCGCCGCTTTATTACTATCGGGACAGCAATCAGAAAGAAATCGACCTGATCATCGAATACGACCGCACACTGTATCCGGTTGAAATCAAACAAACCGCCAGCCCGAACAAAAAAATGGCCGCCGCCTTCAAACTGCTGCGGGAAGCCGTGCCGGACGGGGAAATGACGGTCGCCGCAGGCGTCATCGTCAACCAATATCCCGACCAACTCTGGCTGGATCAAAACCTGCTGGCATTGCCGGTAAACTGGCTGTAA
- a CDS encoding LysR family transcriptional regulator produces the protein MPQNRNFNDLYAFTQVVKLGNFSRAAQSLGVQPSALSHRMNDLENRLNTKLLNRTTRSMSPTEAGQRLYERIAPMFGGIQEELAALGDLRGKVSGRLRINAAENPAYCLIYPKVRSFLAQFPEVDVEILISNSWSDIVAQGFDFGVRSLGDVAQDMVAVPISGERAMCVVAAPDYLTRHGQPETPSELVQHRCIVPAFNAFNRLDDWEFFQNGQIHRVRVPASLTFNSTALIKTAALDGLGLTWLPHYAVADELASGALVEIFSNARAVYPPMALYYLPNRHKTQAAEALIEWLKAEAV, from the coding sequence ATGCCCCAAAACCGCAATTTCAACGACCTCTACGCCTTCACCCAAGTCGTCAAACTCGGCAATTTCAGCCGTGCGGCGCAGTCGCTCGGGGTGCAGCCATCGGCACTCAGCCACCGCATGAACGACTTGGAAAACCGCTTAAACACCAAGCTGTTAAACCGCACCACCCGTTCCATGTCGCCTACGGAGGCGGGGCAGCGGCTGTATGAGCGGATTGCGCCGATGTTCGGCGGCATTCAGGAGGAGCTGGCGGCGTTGGGCGATTTGCGCGGCAAAGTGTCGGGCAGGCTGCGGATTAACGCCGCCGAAAACCCCGCCTATTGCCTGATTTACCCGAAAGTGCGGTCGTTTTTGGCGCAGTTTCCCGAGGTGGACGTAGAGATTTTGATCAGCAACAGTTGGTCGGACATTGTGGCGCAGGGCTTTGATTTCGGCGTGCGGTCGCTGGGCGACGTGGCGCAGGACATGGTCGCCGTGCCGATTTCGGGCGAACGGGCGATGTGCGTCGTTGCCGCGCCCGACTATCTCACCCGCCACGGGCAGCCTGAAACGCCGTCCGAACTGGTGCAACACCGCTGCATCGTGCCCGCGTTCAACGCCTTTAACCGCTTGGACGACTGGGAGTTTTTCCAAAACGGGCAAATCCACCGCGTGCGTGTGCCCGCCAGCCTCACCTTCAACAGCACCGCCCTCATCAAAACCGCCGCCCTCGACGGCTTGGGGCTGACCTGGCTGCCGCATTATGCCGTCGCCGACGAACTGGCTTCGGGCGCACTGGTGGAAATATTCTCCAACGCCCGCGCCGTCTATCCGCCGATGGCCTTGTACTACCTGCCCAACCGCCACAAAACACAGGCGGCGGAGGCGTTGATTGAGTGGTTGAAGGCGGAGGCCGTCTGA
- a CDS encoding MarR family winged helix-turn-helix transcriptional regulator encodes MDTPHTDTIDTIVAQWQAELPDLESENMALIGRLKRCAALVSRELDSVFAAHGLGGGGFDVLTTLRRSGAPYTLTPTELYCALMVSSGTMTTRLKNLETQGFIERLPNPQDARSMLVRLTENGKTLIETAVVPHVENEKRLLAKLDPDTRQQLENGLKAWLGALEESNAKAA; translated from the coding sequence ATGGACACACCGCACACCGACACAATCGACACCATCGTCGCCCAATGGCAGGCAGAACTGCCTGATTTGGAATCGGAAAACATGGCTTTAATCGGTCGGCTGAAACGCTGCGCTGCGCTGGTTTCGCGCGAGTTGGACAGCGTATTCGCCGCGCACGGGCTGGGCGGCGGCGGCTTTGACGTACTCACCACCCTGCGCCGCAGCGGCGCACCCTACACGCTCACGCCCACCGAACTGTACTGTGCGCTGATGGTCAGCTCGGGCACCATGACCACGCGCCTGAAAAACTTGGAAACACAAGGATTTATCGAACGCCTGCCCAACCCGCAGGACGCACGCAGTATGCTGGTGCGCCTCACCGAAAACGGCAAAACCCTGATTGAAACCGCCGTCGTCCCGCACGTTGAAAACGAAAAACGCCTGCTGGCAAAACTCGACCCCGACACGCGGCAACAGCTTGAAAACGGGCTGAAAGCGTGGCTGGGGGCGTTGGAAGAATCAAACGCAAAAGCAGCCTGA
- a CDS encoding SPFH domain-containing protein, with amino-acid sequence MKTPAPNPTPNAPAVKSRKAFWLGAAALAALLLLALFHPFTRIDTGQIGVVRTFNGKIADQPAAVGWHTTFTSRIDKYTVKEIPVQLQDLRPTTKENISLRDLDFEIQYSVNPMKTPMIAAKYSNMNGYEQNSGIYIPAYMLVEKQAKSVSADAVSRFEALAINAKRNELENIIRTNLQKDLDANDPDTFTVSRVTISNLLPDEKIQESIRMIADSENRKQVAINKLEIAKTEAEENRVRSQSLDDKILAEKTLEALIKMGEKGNVVVVPLDFKGTIMTGTGGSHAPAHPK; translated from the coding sequence ATGAAAACCCCCGCCCCCAACCCTACGCCGAACGCGCCCGCCGTCAAATCCCGCAAAGCCTTCTGGCTCGGTGCAGCAGCCCTTGCCGCCCTGCTGCTGCTCGCCCTGTTCCACCCCTTCACCCGCATCGACACCGGTCAAATCGGCGTGGTGCGCACCTTCAACGGCAAAATCGCCGACCAGCCCGCCGCCGTCGGCTGGCACACCACCTTCACCAGCCGCATCGACAAATACACCGTCAAAGAAATCCCCGTGCAGCTGCAAGATTTGCGCCCCACCACCAAAGAAAACATCTCCCTGCGCGACTTGGATTTTGAAATCCAATACTCCGTCAACCCCATGAAAACGCCGATGATTGCCGCCAAATATTCCAATATGAACGGCTACGAGCAAAACAGCGGCATCTACATCCCCGCCTACATGTTGGTGGAAAAACAGGCAAAATCCGTGTCCGCCGACGCCGTCTCCCGCTTTGAAGCCCTCGCCATCAACGCCAAGCGCAACGAGCTGGAAAACATCATCCGCACCAACCTGCAAAAGGACCTGGACGCCAACGACCCCGACACCTTCACCGTCAGCCGCGTAACCATCTCCAACCTGCTGCCCGACGAAAAAATCCAAGAATCCATCCGCATGATTGCCGACTCGGAAAACCGCAAACAGGTTGCCATCAACAAGCTGGAAATCGCCAAAACCGAAGCCGAAGAAAACCGCGTGCGCTCGCAGTCGCTGGACGACAAAATCCTCGCCGAAAAAACGCTGGAAGCCCTGATTAAAATGGGCGAAAAAGGCAATGTGGTCGTCGTGCCGCTGGACTTCAAAGGCACGATTATGACCGGAACAGGCGGCAGCCATGCGCCCGCGCATCCAAAATAG
- a CDS encoding helix-turn-helix domain-containing protein: MQLLDEQDVQQMLCEYLKRRRKLAKLSRQALAERSGVPAATIKHFETTGQMSLRQFLRLWLALDDLNRLAALAQTADTARPATISEVLNNAL; the protein is encoded by the coding sequence ATGCAATTACTCGACGAACAAGACGTGCAGCAAATGCTGTGCGAGTATTTGAAACGCCGCCGCAAGCTGGCGAAGCTCTCCCGTCAGGCATTAGCCGAGCGCAGCGGCGTACCGGCGGCGACCATCAAACATTTTGAAACCACAGGGCAGATGTCGCTGCGGCAGTTTTTGCGGCTGTGGCTGGCGTTGGACGACCTAAACCGCCTCGCCGCCCTCGCCCAAACCGCCGACACCGCCCGCCCCGCCACCATCAGCGAGGTATTGAACAATGCGCTTTAA